A section of the Agromyces aurantiacus genome encodes:
- a CDS encoding primosomal protein N' has translation MAGGPVARVLVDSPLPQLDTLLDYRVPERLASAVAPGVRVRVPLRSGGRIAHAWVVELAERSEYRGELSEVDDVVTDVPLLMPDVWRLARAAADRAAGNASDILRIAIPARYVRAEKAWRADPVDPGPLPGSAPAIDGYEPGRVERGLAAGERMALAADARPVRLPSGTWVGAWAVTLAESAAHVLAHDRSSLLAVPDYRDQEQLEAALAALVDRRRVLRTDARQSGPDRYRAFLDATGEAARVVIGNRSTVYAPAARLGLIALFDDGDPLQSEPLAPGVHARDAALIRQEQSGAALVLLGHTRSVDVQRLVEVGWVHDVPLRRGARPRVVLTEQQAAPESGGARIPSAAWREAQEAIAHGPVLVQVARPGHAPLLVCDRCREPARCTACGGALAVPRAGGPAQCTLCGTSASGWRCRVCEGTRLRAAVVGASRTAEELGRAFPRSRVVVSDGERPLLRVTAEPQLVVATRGAEPIADGGYRAVLLLDGERMLLRESLRVAEDCLRWWSDAAALAAPGAPVFLVGVGGAIGTALATWTQPAWAAEELETRRALRFPPAVRMASVVSSPERLAEGLERLHGIDGVDVLGPAPAEEGLERAIVRFGYAQGAEVAAGLKAEAIRAATERRRPVAGRRPGRPPTLRVRMDDPDLP, from the coding sequence GTGGCCGGCGGGCCGGTGGCGAGGGTGCTCGTCGACTCGCCGCTGCCGCAGCTCGACACGCTGCTCGACTACCGCGTGCCCGAGCGGCTCGCGAGCGCGGTCGCGCCAGGGGTGCGGGTCCGCGTGCCGCTGCGCTCCGGCGGGCGGATCGCGCACGCGTGGGTCGTCGAACTCGCCGAGCGCTCCGAGTACCGGGGCGAGCTGAGCGAGGTCGACGACGTCGTGACCGACGTGCCGCTGCTGATGCCCGACGTGTGGCGGCTCGCCCGCGCGGCCGCCGACCGGGCGGCCGGCAACGCGAGCGACATCCTGCGCATCGCCATCCCCGCCCGCTACGTGCGCGCCGAGAAGGCGTGGCGCGCCGATCCGGTCGATCCCGGGCCGCTGCCCGGGTCGGCACCGGCGATCGACGGGTACGAGCCGGGCCGCGTCGAGCGCGGCCTCGCGGCGGGCGAGCGGATGGCGCTGGCCGCCGATGCACGCCCCGTCCGGCTGCCCTCGGGCACGTGGGTCGGCGCCTGGGCGGTGACGCTCGCCGAGTCCGCGGCGCACGTGCTCGCCCACGACCGGTCCTCGCTGCTCGCGGTGCCCGACTACCGCGACCAGGAGCAGCTCGAGGCGGCGCTCGCCGCGCTCGTCGATCGCCGGCGCGTGCTGCGCACCGACGCCCGGCAGTCCGGTCCCGATCGGTACCGGGCGTTCCTCGACGCGACCGGCGAGGCCGCGCGCGTGGTGATCGGCAACCGGTCGACGGTGTACGCCCCGGCGGCCCGGCTCGGCCTGATCGCGCTGTTCGACGACGGCGACCCGCTGCAGTCCGAGCCGCTCGCGCCGGGCGTGCACGCGCGCGATGCCGCGCTGATCCGGCAGGAGCAGTCGGGCGCCGCGCTGGTGCTGCTCGGTCACACGCGCAGCGTCGACGTGCAGCGCCTCGTGGAGGTGGGCTGGGTGCACGACGTGCCCCTCCGGCGCGGCGCCCGGCCGCGCGTGGTGCTCACCGAGCAGCAGGCGGCGCCCGAGAGCGGCGGTGCGCGCATCCCGTCCGCCGCATGGCGCGAGGCGCAGGAGGCGATCGCGCACGGACCCGTGCTCGTCCAGGTCGCCCGTCCGGGGCACGCGCCCCTGCTGGTGTGCGACCGCTGCCGCGAGCCCGCGCGCTGCACGGCGTGCGGCGGGGCCCTGGCGGTCCCGCGGGCGGGCGGCCCCGCGCAGTGCACGTTGTGCGGCACGTCGGCGAGCGGATGGCGCTGCCGCGTGTGCGAGGGCACGCGGCTGCGCGCGGCCGTCGTCGGCGCGAGTCGCACGGCCGAGGAGCTCGGCCGGGCGTTCCCGCGCTCGCGCGTGGTGGTCTCCGACGGGGAGCGCCCGCTCCTGCGCGTCACGGCCGAGCCGCAGCTCGTCGTGGCCACGCGCGGCGCCGAGCCGATCGCCGACGGCGGCTACCGTGCGGTCCTGCTGCTCGACGGCGAGCGGATGCTGCTGCGCGAGTCGTTGCGCGTCGCCGAGGACTGCCTGCGCTGGTGGTCCGACGCGGCCGCCCTCGCGGCGCCGGGCGCCCCGGTGTTCCTCGTGGGCGTGGGCGGTGCGATCGGCACGGCGCTCGCGACCTGGACCCAGCCCGCGTGGGCGGCCGAGGAGCTCGAGACCCGCCGGGCGCTGCGGTTCCCCCCGGCTGTCCGGATGGCGTCGGTGGTCTCGAGTCCGGAGCGCCTCGCCGAGGGACTCGAGCGCCTTCACGGCATCGACGGCGTCGACGTGCTCGGCCCCGCGCCCGCCGAGGAGGGCCTCGAGCGGGCGATCGTGCGGTTCGGGTACGCGCAGGGCGCCGAGGTCGCGGCGGGCCTGAAGGCCGAGGCGATCCGTGCGGCGACCGAGCGCAGGCGCCCCGTCGCCGGCC
- the metK gene encoding methionine adenosyltransferase yields MSALRQFTSESVTEGHPDKICDQVSDAILDALLAVDPHARVAVETLVTTGLVHVAGEVSTSGYVEIPAIVRDRITSIGYDSSDVWFDGRSCGVSVSIGGQSPDIAQGVDHAYESREGASIDELDRQGAGDQGIMFGYAVRETPELMPVPIWLAHRLAERLARVRKDGELDYLRPDGKTQVTVGYEGQTARTIETVVLSTQHAPSVSTEQLRAEVEELVIRPVLDRVELSRPDLKVLINPTGRFEIGGPQGDAGLTGRKIIIDTYGGASRHGGGAFSGKDPSKVDRSAAYAMRWVAKNAVAAGLADRLELQVAYAIGAAAPVGLYVETFGTGHVPEERIIGAIREVFDLRPAAIIRDLDLLRPIYADTATYGHFGRELPAFTWERLDRVDDLRAAAGL; encoded by the coding sequence ATGAGCGCACTGCGCCAGTTCACCTCCGAATCCGTCACCGAGGGCCACCCCGACAAGATCTGCGACCAGGTCTCCGACGCGATCCTCGACGCGCTGCTCGCGGTCGACCCGCATGCCCGGGTCGCCGTCGAGACCCTCGTGACCACGGGGCTCGTGCACGTGGCCGGCGAGGTCTCGACGTCGGGGTACGTCGAGATCCCCGCGATCGTGCGCGACCGGATCACCTCGATCGGCTACGACTCGTCCGACGTCTGGTTCGACGGCCGGTCATGCGGCGTGTCGGTGTCGATCGGCGGCCAGTCGCCCGACATCGCGCAGGGCGTCGACCACGCCTACGAGTCGCGCGAGGGCGCGAGCATCGACGAGCTCGACCGCCAGGGCGCGGGCGACCAGGGCATCATGTTCGGCTACGCCGTGCGCGAGACGCCCGAGCTCATGCCCGTGCCGATCTGGCTCGCCCACCGGCTCGCCGAGCGGCTCGCTCGCGTCCGCAAGGACGGCGAGCTCGACTACCTGCGCCCCGACGGCAAGACGCAGGTCACCGTCGGGTACGAGGGGCAGACCGCGCGCACCATCGAGACGGTCGTGCTCTCGACCCAGCACGCGCCGAGCGTGTCGACCGAGCAGCTGCGCGCCGAGGTCGAAGAGCTGGTGATCCGGCCGGTGCTCGACCGCGTCGAGCTGTCGCGCCCCGACCTGAAGGTGCTGATCAACCCGACCGGCCGCTTCGAGATCGGCGGCCCGCAGGGCGATGCCGGGCTCACGGGCCGCAAGATCATCATCGACACCTACGGCGGCGCGAGCCGGCACGGCGGCGGCGCGTTCAGCGGCAAGGACCCGTCGAAGGTCGACCGGTCGGCCGCGTACGCGATGCGCTGGGTCGCCAAGAACGCCGTCGCCGCGGGCCTCGCCGACCGGCTCGAGCTGCAGGTCGCGTACGCGATCGGCGCGGCGGCGCCCGTGGGCCTCTACGTCGAGACGTTCGGCACCGGGCACGTGCCCGAGGAGCGCATCATCGGGGCGATCCGCGAGGTGTTCGACCTGCGTCCCGCCGCGATCATCCGCGACCTCGACCTGCTGCGGCCGATCTACGCCGACACGGCCACCTACGGCCACTTCGGCCGCGAGCTGCCCGCGTTCACGTGGGAGCGGCTCGACCGCGTCGACGACCTCCGCGCCGCCGCCGGGCTCTGA
- the coaBC gene encoding bifunctional phosphopantothenoylcysteine decarboxylase/phosphopantothenate--cysteine ligase CoaBC, with translation MALNIVVGITGGIAAYKAVSVVRSLVLAGHDVHVVPTESALRFVGRPTLEAISRNPVHTDLYEGVAEVRHVAIGQAADLIVIAPATANSIAKLAAGLADDLLGNTVLASEAPVVIAPAMHTEMWNHPATRANVATLRARGVTIVGPAVGQLTGSDSGPGRLEEPDVIVAAALEVADRHASPSSGSASEPRPHGRDLAGRRIVVSAGGTREPLDPVRFLGNRSSGKQGVAIAEAAAARGADVTLVAANLEVGEPGGCRVRAVSTALELREAMVEAAAAADVVVMAAAVADFRPASVSEAKIKKVDGEERMTLELVRNPDILAELGAAPHDGTLLVGFAAETEPDSERLLELGRGKRRAKGADLLVVNHVGWSKGFAADENAVSIIGPSDEVLAEASGSKMSVAHGILDVVAARLARGDDARAASTTKESHPA, from the coding sequence ATGGCGCTGAACATCGTCGTCGGCATCACCGGCGGCATCGCGGCGTACAAGGCCGTGTCGGTCGTGCGCTCGCTCGTGCTCGCCGGCCACGACGTGCACGTCGTGCCGACCGAGTCGGCGCTGCGGTTCGTCGGGCGGCCGACGCTCGAGGCGATCTCGCGCAACCCGGTGCACACCGATCTCTACGAGGGCGTCGCCGAGGTGCGCCACGTGGCCATCGGGCAGGCGGCCGATCTCATCGTGATCGCCCCGGCGACCGCGAACAGCATCGCGAAGCTCGCCGCGGGCCTGGCCGACGACCTGCTCGGCAACACGGTGCTCGCGAGCGAGGCGCCCGTCGTCATCGCCCCGGCGATGCACACCGAGATGTGGAACCATCCGGCGACGCGCGCCAACGTGGCGACGCTCCGCGCGCGCGGCGTGACGATCGTCGGACCCGCAGTCGGCCAGCTGACGGGCAGCGACAGCGGCCCCGGCCGGCTGGAGGAGCCCGATGTGATCGTCGCGGCCGCACTCGAGGTCGCCGACCGGCACGCGTCGCCCTCGTCCGGTTCGGCGTCCGAGCCGCGCCCGCACGGACGCGACCTCGCCGGTCGCCGCATCGTCGTCTCGGCGGGCGGCACGCGCGAGCCGCTCGATCCCGTGCGTTTCCTCGGCAACCGCTCGAGCGGCAAGCAGGGCGTCGCGATCGCCGAAGCGGCGGCGGCGCGCGGCGCCGACGTCACGCTCGTGGCCGCGAACCTCGAGGTCGGCGAGCCCGGCGGATGCCGCGTGCGCGCGGTGTCGACGGCGCTCGAGCTGCGCGAGGCCATGGTCGAGGCGGCCGCCGCCGCCGACGTGGTCGTGATGGCCGCCGCAGTCGCCGACTTCCGGCCCGCGAGCGTCAGCGAGGCGAAGATCAAGAAGGTCGACGGCGAAGAGCGGATGACGCTCGAACTGGTGCGCAACCCCGACATCCTCGCCGAGCTCGGCGCCGCGCCGCACGACGGCACCCTGCTGGTGGGGTTCGCGGCCGAGACCGAGCCCGACTCCGAACGCCTGCTCGAGCTCGGCCGCGGCAAGCGGCGCGCGAAGGGCGCCGACCTCCTCGTGGTCAACCACGTCGGCTGGTCGAAGGGGTTCGCCGCCGACGAGAACGCGGTCTCGATCATCGGCCCGTCCGACGAGGTCCTCGCCGAGGCCTCCGGGAGCAAGATGTCGGTGGCGCACGGCATCCTCGACGTCGTCGCCGCCCGGCTCGCCCGGGGAGACGACGCCCGCGCCGCATCCACGACGAAGGAATCCCACCCCGCATGA
- the rpoZ gene encoding DNA-directed RNA polymerase subunit omega gives MAEKLSGIIDPPIDDLLSKVDSKYQLVIFASKRARQINDYYADLHEGSLFDNVGPLVDSSIDDKPLTVALHEINEDKLRLRPIGE, from the coding sequence ATGGCTGAGAAGCTGTCCGGCATCATCGACCCGCCGATCGACGACCTGCTGTCGAAGGTCGACTCGAAGTACCAGCTGGTCATCTTCGCCTCCAAGCGGGCCCGCCAGATCAACGACTACTACGCCGACCTCCACGAGGGCAGCCTGTTCGACAACGTCGGCCCGCTCGTCGACTCGTCGATCGACGACAAGCCGCTCACGGTCGCCCTCCACGAGATCAACGAGGACAAGCTGCGCCTCCGCCCGATCGGCGAGTAG